Proteins encoded by one window of Sphingomonas sp. BT-65:
- a CDS encoding family 43 glycosylhydrolase, whose translation MHLNRRDIMSAALAGGSTILTPGAASAQTAAKNPASDWKRGFDNQRIPDLGDGRFLNPLMAGDHPDPTILKDGKDYYMTFSTFESYPGLVIWHSRDLINWRPISAALTQNIGSVWAPELCKHKGRYYLYIPTKNPTTNWVIWADRIEGPWSEPIDLKLPNHIDPGHAVGEDGSRWLFLSGGDRVRLSDDGLSRAGEPEHVYDPWRYPSDWIVEGFAPEGPKITRHNGWFYMITAVGGTAGPPTGHMVIAARSKSINGPWENCPRNPLVRTRSANEKWWSRGHATLVEGPDGGWWAVYHGFENGYWTLGRQTLLDPVEWTADGWFRMKGGDLSQPIAKPKGGEKAGPHGMALSDDFSSLALGTKWNFFKPAADERSRARVENGSLVLKARGAAPSTSSPLLLIAGDPAYRFECDIEIAPGGVAGLILFYDERLYCGLGFDEKRFVTHQYGIERGRPANPHGRKMRMRVTNDRHIVTYDTSSDGGKTWLRFDRGMEVSGYHHNVRGGFLMLRPGLYSAGEGEARFTNFRFEALA comes from the coding sequence ATGCATCTGAATCGACGCGACATCATGAGCGCCGCGCTCGCGGGCGGCAGCACGATTCTGACCCCGGGCGCCGCTAGCGCGCAGACCGCCGCGAAGAACCCCGCGTCGGACTGGAAGCGCGGCTTCGACAACCAGCGCATCCCCGATCTCGGCGACGGGCGCTTCCTCAACCCGCTGATGGCGGGCGACCATCCCGATCCGACGATCCTCAAGGACGGGAAGGACTATTACATGACCTTCTCGACCTTCGAATCCTATCCGGGGCTGGTCATCTGGCACTCGCGCGACCTGATCAACTGGCGCCCGATCAGCGCGGCGCTGACGCAGAATATCGGCTCGGTCTGGGCGCCCGAGCTGTGCAAGCACAAGGGCCGCTATTATCTCTACATCCCGACCAAGAACCCGACGACCAACTGGGTGATCTGGGCCGACAGGATCGAGGGGCCGTGGAGCGAGCCGATCGACCTGAAGCTCCCCAACCATATCGATCCCGGCCATGCGGTGGGCGAGGACGGGTCGCGCTGGCTGTTCCTGTCGGGCGGCGACCGGGTGCGGCTGTCGGACGATGGCCTCAGCCGCGCCGGCGAGCCCGAGCATGTCTATGATCCCTGGCGCTACCCCAGCGACTGGATCGTCGAAGGCTTCGCGCCGGAGGGCCCCAAGATCACTCGCCACAATGGCTGGTTCTACATGATCACCGCGGTCGGCGGCACCGCGGGTCCGCCGACCGGGCATATGGTGATCGCCGCGCGCTCGAAGTCGATCAACGGCCCGTGGGAGAATTGCCCGCGCAACCCGCTGGTGCGCACGCGCTCGGCCAACGAGAAATGGTGGTCGCGCGGCCATGCCACGCTGGTCGAAGGGCCCGATGGCGGCTGGTGGGCGGTCTATCATGGCTTCGAGAACGGCTATTGGACGCTCGGCCGCCAGACCCTGCTCGATCCCGTGGAATGGACCGCCGACGGCTGGTTCCGCATGAAGGGCGGCGATCTCTCGCAGCCGATCGCCAAGCCCAAAGGCGGCGAGAAGGCCGGGCCGCACGGCATGGCGCTGTCGGACGACTTCAGCAGCCTCGCGCTCGGCACCAAGTGGAATTTCTTCAAGCCCGCCGCCGACGAGCGCTCGCGCGCCCGCGTCGAGAACGGCTCGCTGGTGCTCAAGGCGCGCGGCGCGGCGCCGTCCACTTCCTCGCCCCTGCTGCTGATCGCGGGCGACCCGGCCTACCGCTTCGAATGCGATATCGAGATTGCGCCCGGCGGCGTCGCCGGCCTGATCCTGTTCTACGACGAAAGACTTTATTGCGGCCTCGGCTTCGACGAGAAGCGCTTCGTCACGCATCAATACGGCATCGAGCGCGGCCGCCCGGCCAACCCGCACGGGCGGAAAATGCGCATGCGCGTCACCAACGACCGCCACATCGTGACCTATGACACGTCGAGCGACGGCGGGAAGACCTGGCTCCGGTTCGACCGCGGCATGGAGGTGTCGGGCTACCACCACAATGTCCGCGGCGGCTTCCTGATGCTGCGTCC
- a CDS encoding alpha/beta hydrolase, whose protein sequence is MADRNEDGLLRPGRRAFLAAAGGGAVLASAAFGQTAAPATGTPGPARQSDPAETIELWPDGAPGMPAKPPVEIVNERSKDPAFHDRSVQGITRPRLTVFRPEKPNGAAVMVMPGGGYRWVVVDKEGNELGRWLSARGYTVFVLFYRLPGDGWAAGPDVALSDAQRAMRLIRHRARDDGIDPERIAAMGFSAGGHLCADLLTRFAARAYDPVDAADRLTARPAAAAPIYPVISMTAPVAHAGSRELLIGKDASPALERAHSPHLNVPADAPPVFLVHAEDDASVPVENALLFRAALRAKNIPVETHLFAQGGHGFGLRNTAGKPVAIWPELFAGWAKGLLV, encoded by the coding sequence GCCAGACCGCCGCGCCGGCCACCGGAACGCCGGGGCCGGCGCGGCAATCCGATCCGGCCGAGACGATCGAGCTATGGCCGGACGGCGCGCCAGGCATGCCGGCCAAGCCGCCGGTCGAGATCGTCAACGAGCGCAGCAAGGATCCGGCGTTCCACGACCGCTCGGTGCAGGGCATCACTCGCCCGCGCCTCACCGTGTTCCGTCCCGAGAAGCCCAATGGCGCCGCGGTGATGGTCATGCCCGGCGGCGGCTATCGCTGGGTCGTCGTCGACAAGGAGGGCAACGAGCTCGGCCGCTGGCTGTCGGCGCGCGGCTATACCGTGTTCGTGCTGTTCTACCGCTTGCCCGGGGACGGCTGGGCGGCCGGGCCCGACGTCGCGCTGTCCGACGCGCAGCGCGCGATGCGGCTGATCCGCCACCGCGCGCGCGACGATGGCATCGATCCCGAGCGCATCGCCGCGATGGGCTTTTCCGCGGGCGGGCATCTCTGCGCCGACCTGCTCACCCGTTTCGCCGCGCGCGCCTATGATCCCGTCGATGCCGCCGACCGTCTGACGGCGCGCCCCGCGGCGGCCGCGCCCATCTATCCCGTGATCAGCATGACCGCCCCCGTCGCGCATGCCGGCTCGCGCGAGCTGCTGATCGGCAAGGACGCCAGTCCCGCGCTCGAACGCGCGCATTCGCCGCATCTCAACGTCCCCGCCGACGCGCCGCCGGTGTTCCTGGTCCATGCCGAGGATGATGCCTCGGTCCCGGTCGAGAACGCGCTGCTGTTCCGCGCCGCGCTGCGCGCGAAGAACATTCCGGTCGAGACTCATCTCTTCGCCCAGGGCGGCCATGGCTTCGGTCTGCGCAACACCGCCGGCAAGCCGGTCGCTATCTGGCCCGAGCTGTTCGCCGGCTGGGCCAAGGGTCTCCTCGTCTGA